The following proteins are encoded in a genomic region of Gouania willdenowi chromosome 6, fGouWil2.1, whole genome shotgun sequence:
- the btg1 gene encoding protein BTG1: protein MHTLCARGTMKPEINAAVGFLSRFLRVKGHVNDRQVQTFNQSLQDILAEQYKHHWFPDRPCKGSGYRCIRINHKMDPLVGQAGQRIGLTIQQLYLLLPSELTLWVDPFEVSYRIGEDGSICVLYESQPGPVGLPAMTSSSTSGSGNPMVDSHISCKEEMMVLGRTSPSKAYNMMTVSS from the exons ATGCATACCCTTTGTGCCCGGGGAACCATGAAGCCAGAGATCAACGCCGCCGTCGGATTTCTGTCGAGATTTCTGCGGGTGAAAGGACACGTAAACGACCGACAGGTCCAAACGTTCAACCAAAGCTTACAGGACATTCTGGCAG aGCAATACAAGCACCACTGGTTCCCAGACAGACCCTGCAAAGGCTCGGGCTACCGCTGCATCCGTATTAACCACAAGATGGACCCACTGGTGGGTCAGGCGGGCCAGCGCATTGGTTTGACCATTCAGCAACTCTACCTGCTGCTCCCCAGCGAGCTCACGCTCTGGGTGGACCCGTTCGAAGTGTCCTACCGCATCGGCGAGGACGGCTCTATCTGTGTCCTGTACGAGTCTCAGCCCGGCCCAGTAGGACTACCAGCGATGACCAGCAGCTCCACTTCAGGCTCGGGGAACCCCATGGTGGACAGTCACATCAGCTGCAAGGAGGAGATGATGGTGTTGGGCAGAACCAGTCCCTCCAAAGCCTACAACATGATGACTGTGTCTAGTTAG